The following proteins are encoded in a genomic region of Nocardioides sp. cx-173:
- a CDS encoding response regulator transcription factor has protein sequence MTRVLVVEDEESYSDALAYMLRKEGFEVAIAADGHAALSEFDRHGADIVLLDLMLPGIPGTEVCRTIRQTSKVPVIMVSAKDDEVDKVVGLELGADDYVTKPYSPRELVARIRAVLRRGQDAEVSPDTLEAGPVRMDVERHVVTVQGHEQRLPLKEFELLEMFLRNAGRVLTRGQLIDRVWGSDYVGDTKTLDVHVKRLRAKLEPEPSEPRYLVTVRGLGYKLDL, from the coding sequence ATGACGCGGGTACTCGTCGTCGAGGACGAAGAGAGCTACAGCGACGCACTCGCCTACATGCTCCGCAAGGAGGGCTTCGAGGTCGCCATCGCCGCCGACGGCCACGCGGCGCTGAGCGAGTTCGACCGCCACGGCGCCGACATCGTGCTGCTCGACCTGATGCTCCCGGGCATCCCCGGCACCGAGGTCTGCCGGACCATCCGCCAGACCTCCAAGGTGCCGGTGATCATGGTCAGCGCCAAGGACGACGAGGTCGACAAGGTGGTCGGCCTCGAGCTCGGTGCCGACGACTACGTCACCAAGCCCTACTCGCCGCGCGAGCTCGTCGCCCGGATCCGCGCCGTCCTGCGCCGCGGCCAGGACGCCGAGGTCTCCCCCGACACGCTCGAGGCCGGCCCGGTGCGCATGGACGTCGAGCGCCACGTCGTCACCGTCCAGGGCCACGAGCAGCGGCTGCCGCTGAAGGAGTTCGAGCTCCTCGAGATGTTCCTGCGCAACGCCGGCCGGGTGCTCACCCGCGGCCAGCTCATCGACCGCGTCTGGGGCTCCGACTACGTCGGCGACACCAAGACCCTCGACGTCCATGTGAAGCGTCTGCGCGCCAAGCTGGAGCCGGAGCCCAGCGAGCCGAGGTACCTGGTCACCGTCCGCGGGTTGGGGTACAAGCTCGACTTGTAG